The following proteins are encoded in a genomic region of Streptomyces sp. SLBN-31:
- a CDS encoding prolyl oligopeptidase family serine peptidase — translation MQTLPYGSWPSPIDAALAAAHDGHPEYVGFVGDEAWWTEPRPEEGGRRTLVRRRADGREESVLPAPWNVRSRVIEYGGHPWAGAVLDGRPVVVFVNFADQRLYRYEPGGEPRPLTPLSPVGGGLRWAEPRLLPDRGEVWCVLEEFTGDGPTDVRRVLAAVPLDGSAAQDRDAVRELGDDAHRFVTGPRISPDGRRAAWLVWDHPRMPWDGTELVVAEVLDDGTLGPPRNVAGGPRESIAQADWAADGSLLYVSDRTGWWNLYRDGTPLCPREEEFAGPLWKLGHRWFAPLENGLVAVVHGRGATALGVLDPETGEIVDAAGPWTEFAPTLAVHGERVVSVGASPRSAYEVVELDTRTGRARVVGAEHEDAVDPAHYPEPQIRTFTGPAGRDIHAHIYPPHNPGCVPPGDELPPYVVWAHGGPTSRSPLVLDLSIAYFTSRGIGVAEVDYGGSTGYGREYRERLREQWGVVDVEDCAAVALALADEGTADRDRLAVRGGSAGGWTTAASLTQTDVYACGTIIYPVLDLAAWAEGETHDFESRYLESLVGPLAEVPGRYAERSPTEHADRVTVPFLLLQGLDDVICPPAQCERFLERIRAQRVPHAYIAFEGEGHGFRRADTMIRCMEAELSLYAQVFGLNPRGVATLELSK, via the coding sequence GTGCAGACGCTGCCGTACGGTTCCTGGCCCTCACCCATCGACGCGGCGCTCGCCGCCGCGCACGACGGGCACCCCGAGTACGTCGGCTTCGTCGGTGACGAGGCGTGGTGGACCGAGCCCCGGCCCGAGGAGGGCGGCCGGCGCACCCTGGTGCGCAGACGGGCCGACGGCCGCGAGGAGTCGGTGCTGCCCGCGCCGTGGAACGTGCGCAGCCGGGTCATCGAGTACGGCGGACACCCCTGGGCCGGCGCGGTCCTGGACGGCCGCCCGGTCGTGGTGTTCGTGAACTTCGCCGACCAGCGGCTCTATCGGTACGAACCCGGTGGCGAACCGCGGCCGTTGACGCCGTTGTCGCCCGTCGGCGGCGGACTGCGCTGGGCCGAGCCGCGGCTGCTGCCTGACCGGGGCGAAGTGTGGTGCGTCCTGGAGGAGTTCACCGGCGACGGTCCCACCGACGTACGCCGGGTCCTGGCCGCCGTACCACTGGACGGCTCGGCCGCGCAGGACCGCGACGCCGTACGCGAACTCGGCGACGACGCGCACCGGTTCGTCACGGGCCCCCGGATCTCGCCCGACGGACGCCGCGCCGCCTGGCTCGTCTGGGACCATCCGCGGATGCCGTGGGACGGCACCGAGCTGGTCGTCGCCGAGGTCCTGGACGACGGCACGCTCGGCCCGCCGCGGAACGTCGCCGGCGGGCCGCGGGAGTCGATCGCGCAGGCCGACTGGGCGGCCGACGGGTCCCTGCTGTACGTGAGTGACCGCACCGGCTGGTGGAACCTCTACCGCGACGGCACACCCTTGTGCCCCCGCGAGGAGGAGTTCGCCGGGCCGCTGTGGAAACTGGGCCACCGCTGGTTCGCCCCGCTGGAGAACGGGCTCGTCGCCGTGGTGCACGGCCGTGGCGCCACCGCCCTCGGCGTACTCGACCCGGAGACCGGCGAGATCGTCGACGCGGCCGGTCCCTGGACCGAGTTCGCGCCCACGCTGGCGGTGCACGGCGAGCGGGTCGTCTCCGTCGGGGCGAGCCCGCGCAGCGCCTACGAGGTGGTCGAGCTGGACACCCGGACCGGACGGGCCCGGGTGGTCGGCGCCGAGCACGAGGACGCCGTGGACCCCGCCCACTACCCCGAGCCGCAGATCCGCACCTTCACCGGGCCCGCGGGACGCGACATCCACGCCCACATCTACCCGCCCCACAACCCCGGTTGCGTCCCGCCCGGCGACGAGCTGCCGCCGTACGTCGTCTGGGCGCACGGCGGCCCCACCAGCAGATCACCGCTCGTCCTGGACCTGTCCATCGCCTACTTCACCTCCCGCGGCATCGGGGTCGCCGAGGTCGACTACGGCGGTTCGACCGGGTACGGCCGCGAGTACCGGGAGCGGCTGCGCGAGCAGTGGGGTGTCGTCGACGTCGAGGACTGCGCGGCCGTCGCCCTCGCCCTGGCCGACGAGGGCACCGCCGACCGGGACCGGCTCGCCGTCCGCGGCGGCAGCGCGGGCGGCTGGACCACGGCCGCCTCGCTCACCCAGACCGATGTCTACGCCTGCGGCACGATCATCTACCCCGTCCTCGACCTCGCCGCCTGGGCCGAGGGGGAGACCCACGACTTCGAGTCGCGGTATCTGGAGTCGCTGGTCGGACCGCTCGCCGAGGTGCCCGGACGGTACGCGGAACGCTCGCCCACGGAGCACGCCGACCGCGTCACCGTGCCGTTCCTGCTGCTCCAGGGCCTGGACGACGTGATCTGCCCGCCCGCGCAGTGCGAACGGTTCCTGGAGCGGATCCGCGCGCAGCGGGTGCCGCACGCCTACATCGCCTTCGAGGGCGAGGGGCACGGCTTCCGGCGCGCCGACACCATGATCCGCTGCATGGAGGCCGAACTGTCCCTGTACGCGCAGGTGTTCGGGCTCAATCCGCGTGGTGTTGCGACCCTGGAGCTGTCCAAGTGA
- a CDS encoding M55 family metallopeptidase gives MKILISADMEGATGVTWPADVLPGTPQWERCRSMFTSDVNAAVLGFFDGGADEVVVNEAHWTMRNLLLERLDERTQMLTGRHKSLSMVEGVQHGDVDGIAFVGYHAGAGAEGVLAHTYLANSITGVWLNDVRASEGLLNAHVVAEYGVPVVLVTGDDVACEDALGYAPEALKVAVKDHVSRYAAVCRTPARTAADIRAAAKEAARLAVRHEPLRAGPFTIALEFDAEHLAMAATVVPGVDRIGERKVAYTSGTMYEGIRTFKAVTTIVSAAVEEQYG, from the coding sequence ATGAAGATCCTGATCAGCGCCGACATGGAAGGTGCCACGGGCGTCACCTGGCCGGCCGACGTGCTGCCGGGGACACCGCAGTGGGAGCGCTGCCGCTCGATGTTCACCTCCGACGTGAACGCGGCCGTGCTGGGGTTCTTCGACGGCGGGGCGGACGAGGTCGTCGTCAACGAGGCCCACTGGACCATGCGCAACCTGCTCCTGGAACGGCTCGACGAGCGGACGCAGATGCTCACCGGACGGCACAAGTCGCTGTCCATGGTGGAGGGCGTGCAGCACGGCGACGTGGACGGGATCGCGTTCGTCGGCTACCACGCCGGCGCCGGCGCGGAAGGCGTCCTCGCCCACACCTACCTCGCCAACTCCATCACCGGGGTGTGGCTGAACGACGTCAGAGCCAGCGAGGGACTGCTGAACGCGCACGTCGTCGCCGAGTACGGGGTGCCCGTCGTCCTCGTCACCGGCGACGACGTGGCCTGCGAGGACGCCCTCGGGTACGCGCCGGAGGCGCTGAAGGTCGCCGTCAAGGACCATGTCTCGCGGTACGCGGCCGTGTGCCGCACGCCGGCCAGGACCGCCGCCGACATCCGCGCCGCGGCCAAGGAGGCGGCCCGGCTGGCGGTCCGTCACGAACCGCTGCGAGCGGGCCCGTTCACCATCGCCCTGGAGTTCGACGCCGAGCATCTCGCCATGGCCGCCACCGTCGTGCCCGGCGTGGACCGGATCGGGGAGCGCAAGGTGGCGTACACCAGCGGGACCATGTACGAGGGCATCCGTACCTTCAAGGCGGTCACCACGATCGTCTCGGCCGCGGTGGAGGAGCAGTATGGCTGA
- a CDS encoding LD-carboxypeptidase: MREAVRQLVRPSRLAPGARVAVVAPSGPVPEERLQTGLDVLRGWDLDPVVGAHVLDRHGELTYLAGEDADRAADLQAAWCDPSVDAVLCARGGYGAQRMVDLLDWEAMRAAGPKVLVGFSDVTVLHEAFAARLGLVTLHGPMAAGVDFIKNARAQEHLKATLFAPESVRTITSGGSTLVPGRARGVTLGGCLCLLAAELGTPQARPGARGGLLCLEDVGEETYRLDRYLTQLGRAGWLDGVRGVLLGSWEQCEPYERVRPLLVERLGGLGVPVVEGFGFGHCAGALTIPFGAAAALDADAATLTLDEPALR, from the coding sequence GTGAGAGAAGCGGTACGACAACTCGTCCGGCCGTCCCGGCTCGCCCCCGGCGCCCGTGTCGCCGTCGTCGCGCCCAGCGGACCGGTGCCCGAGGAGCGGCTGCAGACCGGCCTCGACGTGCTGCGGGGCTGGGATCTCGATCCGGTCGTCGGAGCCCATGTGCTCGACCGGCACGGGGAGTTGACCTACCTCGCGGGTGAGGACGCCGACCGCGCAGCCGATCTGCAGGCCGCCTGGTGCGACCCCTCGGTGGACGCGGTGCTGTGCGCGCGGGGCGGTTACGGCGCGCAGCGGATGGTCGACCTCCTCGACTGGGAGGCGATGCGGGCGGCCGGGCCGAAGGTGCTCGTCGGCTTCAGCGACGTCACCGTGCTGCACGAGGCGTTCGCCGCCCGGCTCGGCCTGGTCACGCTGCACGGGCCGATGGCGGCCGGCGTCGACTTCATCAAGAACGCCCGCGCGCAGGAACACCTCAAGGCCACCCTCTTCGCGCCGGAGTCCGTCCGCACGATCACCTCGGGCGGCAGCACCCTGGTTCCCGGGCGGGCGCGGGGCGTCACGCTCGGCGGCTGCCTGTGCCTGCTCGCCGCCGAACTGGGCACCCCGCAGGCCCGGCCCGGCGCCCGCGGCGGACTGCTGTGCCTGGAGGACGTCGGCGAGGAGACGTACCGCCTGGACCGCTATCTCACCCAGCTCGGGCGCGCGGGCTGGCTGGACGGGGTGCGGGGGGTGCTGCTCGGGTCGTGGGAGCAGTGCGAGCCGTACGAGAGGGTGCGTCCGCTGCTCGTCGAACGGCTCGGCGGGCTCGGCGTCCCGGTCGTCGAGGGGTTCGGATTCGGGCACTGCGCGGGCGCCCTGACCATCCCCTTCGGGGCGGCCGCGGCGCTCGACGCCGACGCGGCCACGCTGACCCTGGACGAGCCCGCGCTGCGCTGA
- a CDS encoding hemerythrin domain-containing protein: MTERTDVVELLKEQHTRIRELFDEVANTKGEDRKRHFHDLVRLLAVHETAEEEVVHPFARRNIDGGELVVKDRIEEEERAKQALSRLDDMDPDSPEFLSEFAALRQDVLAHADNEERYEFAHFARVADRGRLEALARAVRAAEALAPTRPHPGTDTALKNVAVGPMAAVIDRTRDVVRKAMG; the protein is encoded by the coding sequence ATGACGGAGCGCACCGACGTGGTGGAGCTGCTCAAGGAGCAGCACACCCGGATCCGAGAGCTGTTCGACGAGGTGGCGAACACCAAGGGCGAGGACCGGAAGCGGCACTTCCACGATCTCGTCCGGCTCCTCGCGGTGCACGAGACCGCCGAGGAAGAGGTCGTCCACCCCTTCGCGCGCAGGAACATCGACGGCGGTGAACTGGTCGTCAAGGACCGGATCGAGGAGGAGGAGAGGGCCAAGCAGGCCCTTTCCCGGCTGGATGACATGGATCCGGACTCGCCCGAGTTCCTGAGCGAGTTCGCGGCCCTGCGCCAGGACGTCCTCGCGCACGCCGACAACGAGGAGCGGTACGAGTTCGCGCACTTCGCGCGGGTCGCCGACCGCGGCAGGCTGGAGGCCCTGGCCCGCGCGGTGCGGGCGGCCGAGGCGCTGGCACCGACCCGGCCGCACCCGGGCACCGACACCGCCCTGAAGAACGTGGCCGTGGGGCCGATGGCGGCCGTCATCGACCGCACCCGTGACGTCGTACGCAAGGCGATGGGCTGA
- a CDS encoding DUF5107 domain-containing protein: MVIVTTIRREVLTMPAAELGPDNPLPPLRLPHEVHRIEDRERDELPRDMARQAGYEPLRSLLPVRVRDQYGRSREPCDIDALVIENDRLRATVLPGLGGRVASLVHKPTGRELLYRNPVFQPAAFALNGAWFSGGIEWNIGATGHTTLSCAPLHAARVAAPDGGEMLRLWEWERLRDLPFQVDLWLPDRSDFLYVGVRVRNPHQRPVPTYWWSNIAVPETRRVLVPADEAWHFGYEHRLRKVPAPTHAEIEQHPYAADYFYDLPEERRRWVAALDEDGHGLVQTSTDALRGRKLFIWGKAPGGRRWQQWLTEPGTDGYLEIQAGLARTQLEHVRLDAESEVSWLEAYGPLNSPPTAGEVEARLEAALPRAGVDAAYAAWKPCADTEPDGILATGSGWGALEVLRADYKLPGTPFEESALGDAQAPWLHLLRAGYLPEPRRVRPPGQTLVAPHWRDMLETAPATPLTEYHLGVAQWHAGDRAQAVRSWERALQLSPSLWPLLRCLAVADQVSGNPERAADRYTEAFDDLCAERRDNGESWTAATAALGREAIEALLAVGRTAQARAVWDRLQPAVRRRGRFRLIEAGLLLGEGGPEEARDIFRAGFEVADLREGAETIGRLWARLSDEPLPAHYDFRMRPPEA, encoded by the coding sequence ATGGTGATCGTGACGACGATCCGACGTGAGGTACTGACCATGCCGGCGGCGGAGCTGGGCCCGGACAATCCGCTGCCCCCACTGCGGCTCCCGCACGAGGTACACCGCATCGAGGACCGCGAACGCGACGAACTGCCGCGTGACATGGCGCGTCAGGCCGGCTACGAGCCACTGCGCAGCCTGCTGCCGGTGCGGGTGCGCGACCAGTACGGGCGCTCCCGCGAGCCATGTGACATCGACGCCCTCGTGATCGAGAACGACCGGCTGCGCGCCACCGTCCTGCCGGGCCTCGGCGGCCGTGTCGCCTCCCTTGTGCACAAGCCGACCGGTCGCGAACTGCTGTACCGCAACCCCGTGTTCCAGCCGGCCGCCTTCGCCCTCAACGGCGCCTGGTTCTCCGGCGGCATCGAATGGAACATCGGCGCCACCGGCCACACGACCCTGTCCTGCGCACCCCTGCACGCGGCCCGCGTCGCCGCCCCCGACGGCGGCGAGATGCTCCGGCTGTGGGAGTGGGAGCGCCTGCGCGACCTCCCCTTCCAGGTCGACCTCTGGCTGCCGGACCGCTCCGACTTCCTCTACGTCGGCGTCCGCGTCCGCAACCCCCACCAGAGGCCGGTGCCGACGTACTGGTGGTCCAACATCGCCGTCCCCGAGACGCGCCGGGTCCTCGTGCCCGCGGACGAGGCCTGGCACTTCGGCTACGAACACCGGTTGCGGAAGGTGCCCGCTCCCACCCACGCGGAGATCGAGCAACACCCGTACGCCGCCGACTACTTCTACGACCTGCCCGAGGAGCGCCGCCGCTGGGTCGCCGCGCTCGACGAGGACGGGCACGGGCTGGTGCAGACCTCCACCGATGCGCTGCGCGGGCGCAAGCTCTTCATCTGGGGCAAGGCGCCCGGCGGCCGCCGCTGGCAGCAGTGGCTCACCGAACCCGGCACCGACGGCTACCTGGAGATCCAGGCGGGCCTCGCCCGCACCCAGTTGGAGCACGTACGACTGGACGCGGAGAGCGAGGTGTCGTGGCTGGAGGCGTACGGTCCGCTGAACTCGCCGCCGACCGCCGGCGAGGTGGAGGCCCGCCTCGAAGCGGCCCTGCCGCGCGCCGGAGTCGACGCCGCGTACGCCGCCTGGAAGCCGTGCGCCGACACCGAACCGGACGGGATCCTCGCCACGGGCTCCGGCTGGGGCGCCCTCGAAGTGCTGCGCGCCGATTACAAGTTGCCCGGCACGCCCTTCGAGGAGTCCGCACTCGGCGACGCCCAGGCGCCCTGGCTGCACCTCCTGCGCGCCGGGTACCTCCCCGAGCCGCGCCGGGTACGGCCGCCCGGTCAGACGCTCGTCGCCCCGCACTGGCGGGACATGCTGGAGACCGCGCCGGCCACCCCCCTCACCGAATACCACCTGGGCGTCGCCCAGTGGCATGCCGGCGACCGGGCGCAGGCCGTGCGCAGTTGGGAGCGGGCACTGCAACTCTCCCCGTCACTGTGGCCGTTGCTGCGCTGCCTGGCCGTCGCCGACCAGGTGAGCGGCAATCCCGAGCGGGCCGCCGACCGGTACACGGAGGCCTTCGACGACCTGTGCGCCGAGCGGCGCGACAACGGCGAGTCGTGGACGGCGGCCACGGCCGCGCTGGGCCGCGAGGCGATCGAGGCACTGCTCGCCGTGGGACGCACCGCGCAGGCGCGCGCCGTGTGGGACCGGCTCCAGCCGGCCGTCCGGCGGCGCGGCAGGTTCCGGCTGATCGAGGCCGGGCTACTGCTCGGGGAGGGCGGGCCCGAGGAGGCGCGGGACATCTTCCGCGCCGGCTTCGAGGTCGCCGACCTGCGGGAGGGGGCGGAGACGATCGGCCGGCTGTGGGCGAGGCTGAGCGACGAACCGCTCCCGGCGCACTACGACTTCCGCATGCGGCCGCCGGAGGCGTGA
- a CDS encoding GNAT family N-acetyltransferase encodes MPHSASRYLAEGPRVGIRHFTYGDGTEFTARARESKDLHHPWLFPPDTANAYTAYAGRLIEDPTKAGFLVCEKDDGAIAGFININNIVEGGFQCGALGYGAFAHAAGRGLMREGLRLVVGHAFGPMRLHRLEINVQPDNTSSIALARSCGFRLEGFSPDMLFIDGAWRDHERWAITVEMTG; translated from the coding sequence ATGCCGCACAGCGCTTCCCGCTATCTCGCCGAGGGGCCCCGGGTGGGGATACGCCACTTCACCTACGGGGACGGCACCGAGTTCACCGCGCGGGCCCGGGAGAGCAAGGACCTGCACCATCCGTGGCTGTTCCCGCCGGACACCGCGAACGCGTACACCGCCTACGCAGGGCGGCTGATCGAGGACCCGACCAAGGCCGGGTTCCTGGTGTGCGAGAAGGACGACGGCGCCATCGCCGGGTTCATCAACATCAACAACATCGTCGAGGGCGGCTTCCAGTGCGGCGCGCTCGGCTACGGCGCCTTCGCGCACGCCGCCGGCCGCGGGCTGATGCGGGAGGGACTGCGGCTGGTGGTGGGTCACGCGTTCGGGCCGATGCGACTGCACCGCCTGGAGATCAACGTGCAGCCGGACAACACCTCCTCGATCGCCCTGGCCCGCTCCTGCGGCTTCCGCCTGGAGGGCTTCTCCCCGGACATGCTCTTCATCGACGGGGCGTGGCGCGACCACGAGCGGTGGGCGATCACCGTCGAGATGACGGGATGA
- a CDS encoding M20/M25/M40 family metallo-hydrolase has protein sequence MADQQALDEVVRFTSDLIRIDTSNRGGGDCRERPAAEYAAEQLAGAGLEPVLLERTEGRTNVVARVEGSDPSADALLLHGHLDVVPARAGDWSVPPFSGEIRDGVVWGRGAVDMKNMDAMILAVVRQWAREGVRPRRDVVVTFTADEEDSARDGSGFLADEHPGLFEGCTEGVSESGAFTFHDGSGRQLYPIAAGERGTGWLKLTARGRAGHGSKVNAENAVTRLAAAVTRIGEHEWPLRPTPTVRAALAELAALYGIDGGLDDVDALLDKLGPAAELVEATVRNSANPTMLEAGYKVNVIPGEAVAYVDGRYLPGGEDEFRATLDRLTGPDVDWEYHHREVALHAPVDSPTYARMRAAVEEFAPEGHVVPYCMSGGTDAKQFSRLGITGYGFTPLKLPEGYDYQAMFHGVDERVPVEALHFGVRVLDRFLRTA, from the coding sequence ATGGCTGACCAGCAGGCACTGGACGAGGTGGTCCGGTTCACCTCCGACCTGATCCGGATCGACACCAGCAACCGGGGCGGCGGCGACTGCCGGGAGCGGCCCGCCGCCGAGTACGCGGCCGAGCAGCTGGCCGGGGCGGGTCTCGAACCCGTCCTGCTGGAGCGGACCGAAGGGCGCACGAACGTCGTCGCCCGCGTCGAGGGCAGCGACCCGTCCGCCGACGCGCTGCTGCTCCACGGTCACCTGGACGTCGTCCCGGCCCGGGCCGGGGACTGGAGCGTGCCCCCCTTCTCCGGCGAGATCCGCGACGGGGTCGTGTGGGGGCGCGGCGCGGTCGACATGAAGAACATGGACGCGATGATCCTCGCCGTGGTGCGGCAGTGGGCGCGCGAGGGAGTCCGGCCCCGGCGGGACGTCGTCGTCACCTTCACCGCCGACGAGGAGGACAGCGCCCGCGACGGCTCCGGCTTCCTCGCCGACGAGCACCCCGGCCTCTTCGAGGGGTGCACCGAGGGCGTCAGCGAGTCGGGCGCGTTCACCTTCCACGACGGCAGCGGCCGGCAGCTCTATCCGATCGCCGCCGGCGAGCGCGGCACCGGCTGGCTGAAGCTCACCGCACGCGGGCGCGCCGGGCACGGCTCCAAGGTGAACGCCGAGAACGCCGTCACCCGCCTCGCCGCCGCGGTCACCCGCATCGGCGAGCACGAGTGGCCACTGCGGCCGACCCCGACCGTACGGGCCGCGCTGGCCGAACTCGCCGCGCTCTACGGCATCGACGGCGGGCTCGACGACGTCGACGCGCTCCTGGACAAGCTCGGACCGGCCGCCGAGCTCGTCGAGGCGACCGTTCGCAACAGCGCCAACCCGACCATGCTGGAGGCCGGTTACAAGGTCAACGTGATCCCGGGCGAGGCCGTCGCGTACGTCGACGGACGGTATCTGCCTGGCGGCGAGGACGAGTTCCGCGCCACCCTCGACCGGCTGACCGGACCGGACGTCGACTGGGAGTACCACCATCGCGAGGTCGCCCTGCACGCCCCCGTGGACTCGCCGACCTACGCCCGGATGCGGGCGGCCGTCGAGGAGTTCGCACCCGAGGGCCACGTGGTGCCGTACTGCATGTCGGGCGGCACGGACGCCAAGCAGTTCTCCCGGCTCGGCATCACCGGCTACGGGTTCACCCCGTTGAAGCTGCCGGAGGGGTACGACTACCAGGCCATGTTCCACGGCGTCGACGAGCGGGTGCCCGTGGAGGCACTGCACTTCGGCGTCCGGGTACTCGACCGGTTCCTGCGCACGGCCTAG
- a CDS encoding phage holin family protein encodes MEGLDHLEHLDKHLVDELAQVARETVRDELREQTRKQRRRAMLYGASGAVALYAGAAVALAVGLALATALPDWAAALITAVILGVVAYALRSAARPSASRPTPEHAAEMAGATERDRTHGATPPYPPVPPVAPGGAAGASGAPVAGMPATGVPGTPAPTQENIDPELPHHRG; translated from the coding sequence ATGGAAGGCTTGGATCATCTGGAGCATCTGGACAAGCACCTGGTCGACGAGCTGGCGCAGGTGGCGCGCGAGACCGTGCGCGACGAGCTGCGTGAACAGACTCGCAAGCAGCGCCGCAGGGCCATGCTGTACGGCGCGTCCGGCGCCGTGGCCCTCTACGCGGGAGCGGCCGTCGCCCTCGCCGTCGGTCTGGCGCTCGCGACCGCTCTGCCCGACTGGGCCGCCGCGCTGATCACCGCGGTGATCCTGGGCGTCGTCGCCTACGCCCTGCGCAGCGCGGCCCGTCCCTCCGCGTCCCGGCCCACCCCGGAGCACGCGGCGGAGATGGCGGGCGCCACCGAGCGCGACCGCACCCACGGCGCCACTCCGCCGTACCCGCCCGTGCCGCCCGTGGCGCCCGGCGGCGCGGCCGGCGCGAGCGGCGCGCCCGTGGCCGGAATGCCGGCGACCGGCGTGCCCGGGACACCGGCGCCCACGCAGGAGAACATCGATCCCGAGCTGCCGCACCACCGGGGATGA
- a CDS encoding class I SAM-dependent methyltransferase: MSVTSRYREAWEGFWREAPEDEGAVFWDAEPALTAGVHLGLFAPHLVDSGLAMVDLGCGNGTQTRFLADRFRHVVGADLSPAAVEHARYADPAGQATYRVLDAVEKNETEALHAELGDANVYMRGVLHQTEPDDRQAMADGIATLVGERGRAFLVELSETAKPVLLGLAQSPSGPPPKLAPVFRHGLAPGEVADDDVPGYLEAAGLTVLAAGELPLVTTEFTVDGTRIELPSKWLVAGRAG, encoded by the coding sequence CCCCCGAGGACGAGGGGGCCGTCTTCTGGGACGCGGAACCGGCCCTGACCGCCGGCGTCCATCTCGGCCTGTTCGCGCCCCATCTGGTCGACTCGGGGTTGGCCATGGTGGACCTGGGCTGCGGCAACGGCACCCAGACCCGTTTCCTCGCCGACCGCTTCCGGCACGTGGTGGGCGCCGACCTGTCGCCCGCCGCCGTGGAGCATGCCCGGTACGCCGACCCCGCGGGCCAGGCCACCTACCGGGTGCTGGACGCCGTGGAGAAGAACGAGACCGAGGCGCTGCACGCGGAACTCGGCGACGCCAACGTCTACATGCGCGGCGTCCTGCACCAGACCGAACCCGACGACCGGCAGGCCATGGCGGACGGCATAGCCACGCTCGTGGGCGAGCGGGGGCGTGCCTTCCTCGTCGAGCTGTCCGAGACCGCCAAGCCCGTCCTGCTGGGCCTGGCGCAGAGCCCCTCCGGCCCGCCGCCCAAGCTGGCACCGGTCTTCCGGCACGGCCTCGCACCCGGTGAGGTCGCCGACGACGACGTGCCCGGCTATCTGGAGGCGGCCGGCCTCACGGTACTGGCGGCCGGTGAACTGCCCCTCGTCACGACCGAGTTCACCGTCGACGGCACCCGGATCGAGCTGCCCTCGAAGTGGCTGGTGGCGGGCCGCGCGGGCTGA
- a CDS encoding VOC family protein, whose product MDILGATLRICVDDLETAVPFYERLAGGPALRFERGGVQVAAVGCFLLMSGPEAELEVLRKVAATIAVKDLDEAHRVLTELGARIVAGPLPTPGGRNLIAMHPDGTVYEYADRNA is encoded by the coding sequence ATGGACATTCTGGGAGCCACGCTGCGTATCTGCGTCGACGACCTGGAGACCGCGGTCCCCTTCTACGAACGCCTCGCGGGCGGCCCCGCCCTCCGCTTCGAACGAGGTGGCGTGCAGGTGGCCGCGGTCGGCTGCTTTCTGCTGATGAGCGGGCCCGAGGCCGAGCTGGAGGTGCTGCGCAAGGTCGCGGCGACGATCGCGGTGAAGGACCTCGACGAGGCCCACCGGGTGCTCACCGAGCTGGGCGCCCGCATCGTCGCCGGGCCGCTGCCGACACCGGGGGGCCGCAACCTGATCGCGATGCACCCGGACGGCACGGTGTACGAGTACGCGGACCGCAACGCGTAA